A stretch of DNA from Micromonospora sp. WMMD1155:
ACCCTGGGCATGCCGGGCGGTCCGGGCGAAGGGGTGGAAGATGGTCTGTCGCCAGGCCGCGCCGCCCGGTTCGGTCATGATCGGTGCGATCACGTTGACCAGTTGGGCCTGGCAGGCCGCCGTCACCCGGTCGCTGTGCCGCAGCAGGCTGATCAGCAGACCGCCGACCACGACGGCGTCGGCCACGCTGTAGTGGTCCTCCAGCAGGCGCGGGGCGACCGGCCAGTCCTCGCCGCTCGGCGGGTTGGACGGAGCCGCGGACTGGTACCAGACGTTCCACTCGTCGAACGCGATCATGATCTTCTTGGTCGACCTGCGGATCGCCCCGACGGAGTCGGCGATGGCGGTGACCGCGTCGATGTAGCGGTCCATGTCCTCGGCGGAGGCGAGGAAGCTGGCCAGATCGTCGCCGACCGGCTGGTAGTAGGCGTGCAACGAGATCAGGTCGACGTCGTCGTACGCCTCGGTGAGCACGTCCCGTTCCCAGGCGCCGAAGGTCGGCATGCCGAGGTGTGACGAGCCGCAGGCGACGAGTTCGAGGTCGGGGTCGAAGCGACGCATGGCCTTCGCGGTCTGCGACGCGAGACGCCCGTACTCGGTGGCGCTGCGTTGGCCCACCTGCCACGGGCCGTCCATCTCGTTACCGAGGCACCACAGCCTGATCCCGTACGGGTCGGGAGCGCCGTTGTCGCGGCGTTGGTCGGCGAGGTGACTGCCGGCGCGGTGGTTGGCGTACTCGAGCAGGTCGACGGCCTCGGCGGTGCCGCGGGTGCCCAGGTTGACCGCCATGATCGGGTCGACGTCCGCCTTGCCGACCCAGCGCATGAACTCGTCCAGCCCGAACTCGTTGGTCTCCAGGCTGTGCCAGGCGAGGTCCAGCCGGGCGGGTCGTTCGTCGACCGGGCCGACGCCGTCCTCCCACCGGTAGGAGGAGACGAAGTTGCCGCCCGGATAGCGGACGGTGGTGACGCCCAACTCCCGTACGAGTGCGAGAACGTCGCCCCGGAAGCCGTCCGCGTCGGCCGTCGGATGCCCCGGCTCGTAGAGGCCGGTGTAGACACACCGGCCCAGGTGCTCCACGAACGAGCCGAAGAGCCGGCGGGGCACCGGTGCGACGCGTCGGCGTGGGTCGAGGCTGAGGCGGTAGGGGAGTGGACTGTCCGCGCCGGTCGAGTGCTCCGGCGCTTCGTCGAGGTGGGCGTTCAGGGCTGGCTCCCTTCGTGCGGGGTCCCGCCGTCGACGTGGACGTCGCGACGCGGACCCGGGGGTGGTGGGGTCGCTGCGAGCTCTGGACAACATGATGATCGCGGATTACGTTCTTGATCGATGTAAACGTTACCGATCACGTTTACGTTTGGGAATCCATCGCCCGTCACCACGTTCCGAGCCAGCGCAGAGCAGGGCCGACGAGGCGGACGGGGCAGGCCGTGGCGGTGATTGGGGTGACCAGATGACCACTGTGCAGCCGGAGACCGGGGCGACCTACGCCGACGCGACGGCGCCCGTCTCGGAACGGGTGTCCGACCTGCTGGCGCGGATGACCCGCGAGGAGAAGATCGCCCAACTGGGCAGCACCTGGGCGTTCGCGGTGCTGGAGGGCGGTCGGTTCTCCGTACGCCGAGCCCGACCGATCCTCGGCCACGGCCTGGGGCACGTGACCCGCGTCGCCGGTGCCACCAGCCTGAAGGCCGCGCAGGTGGCGCGGGTCGCCAACGCGATCCAGCGGTACCTGGTGACCGAGACCCGACTGGGGATCCCGGCGATCGTCCACGAGGAGGTCTGTTCGGGAGTGATGGCGCGGGACGCGACGATCTTCCCGCAGGCGATCGGGGTCGCGAGCACGTGGGCTCCGGAGCTGAACGGGCAGTTGGCGGACGCCGTTCGCGCGCAGATGCGCGCCATGGGCGGCCACCAGGGGCTGTCTCCGGTCCTGGACGTGGTGCGCGACCCCCGGTGGGGTCGGACGGAGGAGACCTACGGCGAGGATCCCTATCTGGTGTCCCGGATGGGCGTCGCGTTCGTCAGGGGCCTCCAGGGCGTCGACCTGACCGACGGCGTCATCGCGACGGCCAAGCACTTCGTCGGGTACGGGGCGTCCGAGGGTGGGCTGAACTGGGCGCCCGCCCACCTGCCCCCGCGGTTGCTGCGCGAGGTCTACCTGTACCCGTTCGAGGCGGCGGTCCGCGAGGGCGGCCTGCGGTCGGTGATGGCCGGCTACCACGAGCTGGACGGGATCCCGTGCCACGCCAACGACGACCTCCTCGCCGACGTCCTCCGCCGGCAGTGGGGCTTCACCGGCAGCGTGGTTTCCGACTACTTCGCCGTCAACGACCTGCACTCGTACCACCACTTCGCACAGGACAAGCAGCAGGCCGCGACGCTGGCCCTCGGTGCCGGTGTCGACGTCGAGCTTCCGGCCACGGACGTGTACGCGGTAGCCCTCACGCGGGCGCTGGACGCCGGTGACGTCAGCGAGGCTCGGCTCGACGAGGCGGTCGCACGCGTGCTGCGGCACAAGTTCGAACTCGGGCTCTTCGAAGCACCGTACGTGGACGAGGACGCGGTCGCCGTCGCGGTGAACGCGCAGCGGCACCGGACCGTCGCGCTGGAGATCGCCCGCCGCAGTCTCGTCCTGCTCAAGAACGACGGCGTCCTGCCGCTGCTCGCGGAGGCCGGATCGGTCGCCCTCATCGGGCCGAACGCCGACGACGCCCGGCACCTGCTGGGCGACTACTCGTTCGCGGCGCACATCGAGGCGCTGACCGAGGCGCGCGAGCGGCGGGGCCTGCTCGGCGAGATGATGACCATCCCGGACGATCTGGAGATCGAGGAGAGCACCGACGGGGTGCCCACGGTGCGCGACGAACTCACGGCCCGCCTGGGGGACCGGGTGCGTTACGCGTCGGGGTGCGACGTGCTCGACCCCTCCACCGACGGGTTCGACGAGGCGGTCGCGGTGGCCGCCGCGGCGGATGTCGCAGTGCTGGTCCTGGGGGACCGTTCGGGGCTGACACCACGGGCGACCACCGGTGAGTCCCGGGACCGTTCCAGCCTGGACCTGCCCGGTGTCCAGGAGGACCTGGTCCGCGCCGTCGTGGCCACCGGCACCCCGGTCGTGGTGGTGCTCGTCGCCGGACGACCCGTCGGCAGCGACTTCCTGCACGAGCACGCTGCGGCGGTGCTGATGGCCTGGTTGCCCGGCGAGACCGGGGCGCAGGCGATCGCCGAGGTGCTCCTCGGTGAGGTGAACCCGAGCGGGCGGTTGCCGATCTCGTATCCCCGCAGCGTGGGCCAGCTCCCCGTCTTCTACGGCCACAAGGTGTCCGGCGGCCGGTCGCACTGGCACGGCGACTACGTCGACTCACCGGTGACGCCCCGATACTGCTTCGGGCACGGCCTCGGATACTCCTCGTTCATCGTCGAGGAGGCCACGGTGCGACACCCGCAGGTGCGCGCCGGCGACTCGGTCGGTGTCGACGTGGTGGTGACCAACGCCGGCCGTCGGGCGGGCGAGGAGGTCGTGCAGCTCTACGTCCGCGATCCGCAGGCGTCGGTCACCAGACCCGTACTCGAGTTGAAGGGTTTCGTCCGGGTCTCGGCCGCCGCTGGGCAGCGGGTGGCCGTGCGGTTCGACCTGCCGACGGGCCAGCTCGGCTTCTACGACCGGCGCCTGGACTACACGGTCGAGCCCGGGCAGATAGAGGTGTACGTGGGCTTCTCGGCGCAGGACCGCACTCTGGCCGGCAGGTTCGTCATCAGCGCGGACGCGGACCGGTCGCCGACGCCGAAGGTCTTCACGGGGACGGCCGAGGTTCGCGGCCTGCCCGACCGACCCGGAGAGTCGGGAGAGTGCGACAGATGAATCTCGATACGTGCCGCTGGGCCGGCGATTCCCCCTCGTCCCGACGCGGTCCGTCGGTCATCGCAGGCGGTTCGTTGTTAGCGTGCCCACGACGGCGACAAAGGACAGTGGGCGGCCGCGCGGCCGTCCTGGTAGGACGGTTCGCGCAAGGATGAAAGGCTCTTGTGTTCGTAATACTTGTCGGTTACGTTGGCAACACCCTGGAAACGTAACCGATAACGATTGCAGTCCAGAGGGAGCGGCATGACCGAGGTCAATGCGCCAGTGACAATGAGTGATGTCGCTCGGGTCGCCGGCGTTTCCACCGCGACCGTTTCGCGCGTGGTCAACGGGCATTACGGCGTCAGCGCCAACACGGTGGCCCATGTCCGGTCGACGATCGAGCAACTCGGCTACGAGTCGAGTCTCGTCGCCACGAGCCTCCGGCGCAGCCGCAAGAACGTCCTCGGCCTGGTGACCCACAGCTTCCAGTCGTACACGGCGGAGGTGCTCAAGGGGGCGATGAAGGCGCTGAGCCGCTCGGGCTTCGACCTGATCGTCTACGCCAACAGCGACCTCTACGGGTCCTACTCGGAAGGCTGGGAGCGGCGGCACCTGACCCGCCTGTCCGGCACGCTGACCGACGGGTGCATCGTGGTGACGCCGTGGGGTGAGGTGCAGAGCCGCACGCCGGTGGTCGCCATCGACCCGGCGCGGGGCTCCACCGGGCCCTCGGTCATGGCCGACAACCTCGCGGGCGCCACCGTCGCCGTGGAGCATCTGCTCGCCCTGGGCCACCGGCGCATCGGCTTCATCGCGGGTCGCTCCAGCCTGGAGGCGGCCTGGTCCCGCGAGGAGGGCTTCCGGGCCGCGCTGGCCGGCGCCGGCGTCCCGGTCGACCCGACGTTGATCGGCCGGGGGGACTTCAACCCCGAGTCGGCGGTGCCGCTGGCGCGGGCCCTCCTGCAACAGGCCGACCCGCCGACGGCGATCTTCGCGGCGAGCGACGGGATGGCCCTCAAGGTCCTGGAGGTCGCGCGGGAGCTGGGCATCGCCGTCCCGACGGACCTGTCCGTCGTCGGGTTCGACAACATCCCGGAGTCGGCGTCGACCGCGCCCGGTCTCACCACCGTGGACCAGTCGATGTACCAGCTCGGCTACGAAGCCGCGCGCATGCTGAAGTCACTGGTGACCGGCGAGTGGGAGGGGCCACGGCGGATGGTGCTGCCGACCAGCCTCGTGGTCCGCGACTCGACCGCGCCACCGAAGAGCGCGGGATGACCGTGATGCGCATTCGCCGACGAGACCGCCCGGCCGTGCCGGAGGCCGTGCCACACCGAGCGATCACGTCCGGCGTGCCCTTGGCATGAGGTGAAGGAGGTGTCGACGCAGAACCACGGCCAGATCCACCAGTGAATCGAGCCGGCCAGTCGGGTCGCATCCGCTGCCGGCGCAGAGAGGAGTGGAGCGTGACAACCGAACCGTACCATGGGCGCTTACGCAGGTCGGGCGTGCGTCGGCTCGCGGCGGCCTTCACCGCCGGGGTCATCGCCGTCGCGGCGGTCCTGCTCGCACCGCAACCGGCCGCCGCGGCGGAGACCCCGTGGCTGACCGTCTCCCCCGACCGCTACGCCTCGTTCGCCGTCCCGGCCGCCTACGTCCAGGAGCACCTGGGCACGGTGTCGCAGGTCGTGGTGGAGGGCAACTTCGGCCCGTCCTCGGCCACGGCGGAGTTCGGCCTGACCCGCCGTGGCGACGTGTGGTCCGGCGTTCTCGGCGCGCTTGAGCCCGGCCTGTACCACTACCAGCTCACCGCCGACGACACCAAGAGCATCAAGGACCCGACGAACGACACCCGCGTGGCGTCCGACCCGCTGCTGAGCACCTTCTTCGTCGCGGGCGACTCGGCACGCTGGTTGGTCGACGCGCCGGCCGGCACCGGTGGTCAGGTCACGACGCTGACCTACCGGACCAAGGCCGGGCAGCGGTCGGCAGTGGTCTGGACACCACCCGGTTACGCGGCCAAGGGCCCGAAGGGTTACCCGGCGCTCTACCTGCGGTCGGGTGACGGTGTGGCGGCCACCGACTGGCTCGATCTCGGGCGGACCAAGCAGATCCTCGACAACCTCTCGGCCGCGGGCGCGATGCGACCGATGGTGGTCGTGATCACCGACGACTCCGGCGACAAGGAGCTGAAGGACCTGCGCGGGGCGGTCGCCCGCACCTACCGGGTCCTGCGCGATCCGGCACACCAGGCGGTCGCCGGCGTGTCCGACGGGGCGACGCTCGCGGTGCGGGCAGCGCTGGCCAAGCCGGGTCAGTTCGGCTACGTCGGCTGGTTCTCCGGCCGGTCCGTGCCGGACGTCGACCGGAAGGACGCCAAGGCGGTCAACCGCACCGTCAAGGTGCTGCGCCTCTACACGGGCAACGTGACCGACCCGGCGTACAACGCCACCTACCGGCTGGCGAAGGCGTTGGGCCGGGCCGACGTCAGGTTCGAGTCCGACGGGGTCAACCCGGACGGTGGCGCGAACTGGGACACCTGGCAGGAGAATCTGGTCGACTTCGTGCCGCGGCTGTTCCAGCACGTGTCGGACCGCGGGCCGAGCCCCGGTCACGGTCAGCTGAAGGGCGAGTTCAACCCGCCGCCGGCGGGCACCACCCCGACGCCCTTCGTCACCGAGGACGGCTTCGTCACCTTCGAGACGACCACCGAGTTCGCCGACGCCCAGCACGTCACGGTGTGGGCGAACATCGCTCCGGGCGGCAGTTGGTTGCGCGTGCCGCTGGCCCGTGACGGTGACCGGTGGCGGGCGACGGTGGGGCCGCTTCAGCCCTGGTTCTACTACTACCGGTTGATCGTCGACCGGGTCCCGTTCAAGGACACCTCGAACCCCACGAAGGTGACCACCGAACCGATGTGGAGCACCTTCCTCATCCCGGGTCCGGAGGCCCGCCTGCTGTCGGACGTCCCCGCCGGCCAGGGCGGAAAGGTCGAGAGCATGACCTACGCCAGCACCGTGGCGGGCCAGGACCGCACGGCGCTGGTGTGGACCCCACCCGGGTACGACCCGGGCCGCGCCGAGCCGTACCCCGTCCTCTACCTCCAGCACGGCGGGGGGCAGAACTACACGGACTGGGTCGAGATGGGCCGCGCCAAGCAGATCCTCGACAACCAGTTCCTCGACGGCGACCTGGTGCCCATGGTGGTCGTGATGGGCAACGGCAACTCGTCCGACTTCAACCGCGAGTTGTTGGAGAACATCGTCCCCACGGCACGGGCCCGCTACCACGTCTCCAGCGAGTCGTCGCAGCAGGCTCTCGCCGGCCTGTCGATGGGCGGCGGGCAGGCGTTCGGGGTGCTGCGGTCGTACCCCGGTGAGTTCGCCTACGTCGCGGCGTTCTCGGCCGGGTTCGGCAGCGGCACCGGGGTCGACGTGGAGGCGATCAACAGCGGCACCACGATGCTGCGCCTGTACGTGGGTGACCAGACCGACTTCGT
This window harbors:
- a CDS encoding alpha-N-arabinofuranosidase → MPRRLFGSFVEHLGRCVYTGLYEPGHPTADADGFRGDVLALVRELGVTTVRYPGGNFVSSYRWEDGVGPVDERPARLDLAWHSLETNEFGLDEFMRWVGKADVDPIMAVNLGTRGTAEAVDLLEYANHRAGSHLADQRRDNGAPDPYGIRLWCLGNEMDGPWQVGQRSATEYGRLASQTAKAMRRFDPDLELVACGSSHLGMPTFGAWERDVLTEAYDDVDLISLHAYYQPVGDDLASFLASAEDMDRYIDAVTAIADSVGAIRRSTKKIMIAFDEWNVWYQSAAPSNPPSGEDWPVAPRLLEDHYSVADAVVVGGLLISLLRHSDRVTAACQAQLVNVIAPIMTEPGGAAWRQTIFHPFARTARHAQGAVLDVLREGSTTSTDRFGEIDAVDAVSTWDDDTGEMTVFLVNRVTTAPAEVTVDVTGARLAGVIECVTIGGADLHAKNTADGPDHAEPRPNGTARGVDTGVRLTLPPASWTMLRVQATDVTP
- a CDS encoding glycoside hydrolase family 3 N-terminal domain-containing protein, with the protein product MTTVQPETGATYADATAPVSERVSDLLARMTREEKIAQLGSTWAFAVLEGGRFSVRRARPILGHGLGHVTRVAGATSLKAAQVARVANAIQRYLVTETRLGIPAIVHEEVCSGVMARDATIFPQAIGVASTWAPELNGQLADAVRAQMRAMGGHQGLSPVLDVVRDPRWGRTEETYGEDPYLVSRMGVAFVRGLQGVDLTDGVIATAKHFVGYGASEGGLNWAPAHLPPRLLREVYLYPFEAAVREGGLRSVMAGYHELDGIPCHANDDLLADVLRRQWGFTGSVVSDYFAVNDLHSYHHFAQDKQQAATLALGAGVDVELPATDVYAVALTRALDAGDVSEARLDEAVARVLRHKFELGLFEAPYVDEDAVAVAVNAQRHRTVALEIARRSLVLLKNDGVLPLLAEAGSVALIGPNADDARHLLGDYSFAAHIEALTEARERRGLLGEMMTIPDDLEIEESTDGVPTVRDELTARLGDRVRYASGCDVLDPSTDGFDEAVAVAAAADVAVLVLGDRSGLTPRATTGESRDRSSLDLPGVQEDLVRAVVATGTPVVVVLVAGRPVGSDFLHEHAAAVLMAWLPGETGAQAIAEVLLGEVNPSGRLPISYPRSVGQLPVFYGHKVSGGRSHWHGDYVDSPVTPRYCFGHGLGYSSFIVEEATVRHPQVRAGDSVGVDVVVTNAGRRAGEEVVQLYVRDPQASVTRPVLELKGFVRVSAAAGQRVAVRFDLPTGQLGFYDRRLDYTVEPGQIEVYVGFSAQDRTLAGRFVISADADRSPTPKVFTGTAEVRGLPDRPGESGECDR
- a CDS encoding LacI family DNA-binding transcriptional regulator — protein: MSDVARVAGVSTATVSRVVNGHYGVSANTVAHVRSTIEQLGYESSLVATSLRRSRKNVLGLVTHSFQSYTAEVLKGAMKALSRSGFDLIVYANSDLYGSYSEGWERRHLTRLSGTLTDGCIVVTPWGEVQSRTPVVAIDPARGSTGPSVMADNLAGATVAVEHLLALGHRRIGFIAGRSSLEAAWSREEGFRAALAGAGVPVDPTLIGRGDFNPESAVPLARALLQQADPPTAIFAASDGMALKVLEVARELGIAVPTDLSVVGFDNIPESASTAPGLTTVDQSMYQLGYEAARMLKSLVTGEWEGPRRMVLPTSLVVRDSTAPPKSAG
- a CDS encoding alpha/beta hydrolase-fold protein, with the protein product MRRLAAAFTAGVIAVAAVLLAPQPAAAAETPWLTVSPDRYASFAVPAAYVQEHLGTVSQVVVEGNFGPSSATAEFGLTRRGDVWSGVLGALEPGLYHYQLTADDTKSIKDPTNDTRVASDPLLSTFFVAGDSARWLVDAPAGTGGQVTTLTYRTKAGQRSAVVWTPPGYAAKGPKGYPALYLRSGDGVAATDWLDLGRTKQILDNLSAAGAMRPMVVVITDDSGDKELKDLRGAVARTYRVLRDPAHQAVAGVSDGATLAVRAALAKPGQFGYVGWFSGRSVPDVDRKDAKAVNRTVKVLRLYTGNVTDPAYNATYRLAKALGRADVRFESDGVNPDGGANWDTWQENLVDFVPRLFQHVSDRGPSPGHGQLKGEFNPPPAGTTPTPFVTEDGFVTFETTTEFADAQHVTVWANIAPGGSWLRVPLARDGDRWRATVGPLQPWFYYYRLIVDRVPFKDTSNPTKVTTEPMWSTFLIPGPEARLLSDVPAGQGGKVESMTYASTVAGQDRTALVWTPPGYDPGRAEPYPVLYLQHGGGQNYTDWVEMGRAKQILDNQFLDGDLVPMVVVMGNGNSSDFNRELLENIVPTARARYHVSSESSQQALAGLSMGGGQAFGVLRSYPGEFAYVAAFSAGFGSGTGVDVEAINSGTTMLRLYVGDQTDFVYPSFMTSLTTLDNLGIRYEFDGVTPGPHGWDVWQKNLIDLAPRLFKR